In Gemmatimonadaceae bacterium, one DNA window encodes the following:
- a CDS encoding DPP IV N-terminal domain-containing protein: MRHRAVLVAALAALGPAALAAQAPKTVTAADYARAEKFMGYYTNALVTGGGVSPAWMAGDRFWYRASTPQGTEFVLVDPARGTKVPAFDHAKLAAALSATTGRPFDANHLPFAQIDLSADGRMVSFDAAGRHYRCDVGGAQCTDEGAATNRGRGFGRGGRGGGGGAPGQPPESLSPDGQHAVFIRDWNLWVRDVATGEVRQLTHDGVENFGYATDNAGWTSSDRPIVLWSPDSKKVATYQQDQRNDGDMYLVETRVGHPVLKAWKYPLPGDSIITMIQRVIIDVDAGTVVRLKMPPDQHRTSICDDISCSGELTDAEWSPDSKTLAFLSTSRDHRDEHLRVTDAATGDVRDIMEEKVPDFFESGFNMVNWHYLPTSNEIIWYSERTNWGHLYLYDLATGHLKNAITSGDWKVLQVRNVDQPHRTIYFTAAGRERGDPYFEYFYRVNFDGSGLELLTPDSANHTIQMAPDGRYFVDTYSTPQTPSVTVLRNDEGRVITTLDKQDISKLLATGWKPPRSIIVKARDGRTDLYGLMYTPTHMVPGRKYPIINHIYPGPQTGSVGGRSFSAARGDAQALAELGFVVVEIDAMGTPMRSHSFQAEYYGKMGTDGGLPDQVTGMKQLAARYPFIDLDKAGIYGHSGGGLATADAMFRYPDFFKVGVSESGNHDQAEYEDDWGEKWQGLDVKLPDGTWSYDAQSNESVAKNLKGHLLLAHGTMDNNVPPYNTLLVVDSLIKYNKDFDLIMIPNKPHGYGDATNYMMRRRWDYFVRYLMGATPPHEYLMKPPANPGFGRRGG; this comes from the coding sequence ATGCGACATCGTGCTGTACTCGTGGCGGCCCTGGCCGCCCTTGGCCCGGCCGCCCTCGCCGCCCAAGCACCCAAGACCGTCACGGCCGCCGACTACGCGCGCGCCGAGAAGTTCATGGGCTACTACACCAATGCGCTCGTCACCGGCGGCGGCGTCAGTCCGGCCTGGATGGCCGGGGACCGCTTCTGGTACCGCGCCTCGACGCCGCAGGGTACGGAATTCGTGCTGGTCGATCCGGCTCGCGGTACCAAGGTGCCGGCGTTCGACCACGCCAAGCTCGCGGCCGCGCTCTCGGCGACCACGGGACGGCCGTTCGACGCGAACCACCTGCCCTTCGCCCAGATCGACCTCTCCGCCGACGGCCGCATGGTGTCGTTCGACGCGGCGGGCCGCCACTACCGCTGCGACGTCGGCGGCGCGCAGTGCACCGATGAGGGAGCGGCTACGAACCGCGGACGCGGCTTCGGACGTGGAGGGCGCGGCGGGGGTGGCGGCGCGCCTGGCCAGCCGCCCGAATCGCTTTCCCCCGACGGCCAGCATGCCGTGTTCATCCGCGATTGGAACCTCTGGGTGCGCGACGTGGCCACGGGCGAGGTGCGGCAGCTGACGCACGACGGCGTCGAGAACTTCGGCTACGCCACCGACAACGCCGGCTGGACGAGCAGCGACCGGCCAATCGTGCTCTGGTCGCCCGATTCGAAGAAGGTGGCCACCTACCAGCAGGACCAGCGCAACGACGGCGACATGTATCTCGTCGAGACGCGGGTGGGTCATCCCGTGCTGAAGGCGTGGAAGTACCCGCTTCCCGGCGACAGCATCATCACGATGATCCAGCGGGTGATCATCGACGTCGACGCCGGCACCGTCGTGCGGCTCAAGATGCCGCCCGACCAGCACCGCACGTCGATCTGCGACGACATCTCGTGCAGCGGGGAGTTGACCGATGCCGAGTGGAGCCCCGACTCCAAGACCCTCGCGTTCCTCTCCACGTCGCGCGACCATCGCGACGAGCATCTGCGCGTGACCGACGCCGCCACCGGCGACGTGCGCGACATCATGGAAGAGAAAGTGCCCGACTTCTTCGAGTCGGGGTTCAACATGGTCAACTGGCACTACCTGCCCACGTCCAACGAGATCATCTGGTATTCGGAACGCACCAACTGGGGCCATCTGTACCTGTACGACCTGGCCACGGGCCATCTCAAGAACGCCATCACCAGCGGCGATTGGAAGGTGCTGCAGGTGCGGAACGTCGACCAACCGCACCGCACGATCTACTTCACCGCCGCGGGACGCGAGCGCGGCGACCCGTATTTCGAGTACTTCTATCGCGTGAACTTCGACGGCTCGGGGCTCGAGCTGCTCACGCCCGACAGCGCCAACCATACCATCCAGATGGCGCCCGACGGCCGGTACTTCGTGGACACGTACTCCACGCCGCAGACGCCGTCCGTGACGGTGCTGCGCAACGACGAGGGCCGCGTCATCACCACCCTCGACAAGCAGGACATCTCCAAGCTGCTCGCCACGGGGTGGAAGCCGCCGCGGTCGATCATCGTCAAGGCGCGGGACGGCAGGACGGACCTCTACGGCCTGATGTACACGCCCACCCACATGGTGCCCGGCCGCAAGTATCCGATCATCAATCACATCTATCCGGGCCCGCAGACGGGCAGCGTGGGCGGCCGCAGCTTCTCGGCGGCGCGCGGCGACGCGCAGGCGCTGGCCGAACTGGGGTTCGTGGTGGTCGAGATCGACGCCATGGGCACACCCATGCGCTCGCACTCGTTCCAGGCGGAGTACTACGGCAAGATGGGCACCGACGGCGGGCTCCCCGACCAGGTGACCGGCATGAAGCAGCTGGCGGCGCGCTATCCGTTCATCGATCTCGACAAGGCCGGGATCTACGGCCACTCGGGCGGCGGGCTCGCCACGGCCGATGCGATGTTCCGCTATCCCGACTTCTTCAAGGTGGGCGTCTCGGAATCGGGCAATCACGACCAGGCCGAATACGAGGACGACTGGGGCGAGAAGTGGCAGGGATTGGACGTGAAGCTCCCCGACGGCACGTGGAGCTACGATGCGCAGTCGAACGAGTCGGTGGCCAAGAATCTCAAGGGCCATCTCCTGCTGGCGCACGGCACGATGGACAACAACGTGCCACCGTACAACACGCTGCTCGTGGTGGATTCGCTGATCAAGTACAACAAGGACTTCGACCTGATCATGATCCCCAACAAGCCGCACGGCTACGGCGACGCGACGAACTACATGATGCGGCGCCGGTGGGACTACTTCGTCCGGTATCTCATGGGCGCGACGCCGCCGCACGAATATCTGATGAAGCCGCCGGCGAATCCGGGGTTCGGGCGGCGGGGAGGGTGA
- a CDS encoding GNAT family N-acetyltransferase yields MRIRAASVHDTRRLAELRWDFRTADAPAATSHEAFLVRCEAWMRGALGPHGRWQAWVAERDGVTVGNIWLQLIEKIPNPVVEPESHAYLSNLYVVPEARGGVGQALLDAALAHCHAVHAHSVILWPTEGSRTLYARAGFAPSRGILARSEPRSP; encoded by the coding sequence GTGCGCATCCGCGCCGCCTCCGTCCACGATACCCGGCGGCTGGCCGAACTCCGCTGGGATTTCCGCACCGCGGACGCGCCGGCCGCCACGTCCCACGAAGCGTTCCTGGTGCGCTGCGAGGCCTGGATGCGCGGCGCGCTCGGCCCGCACGGCCGCTGGCAGGCATGGGTGGCCGAACGCGACGGCGTCACCGTGGGCAACATCTGGCTGCAGTTGATCGAGAAGATCCCCAACCCGGTGGTGGAGCCGGAGTCACACGCCTACCTCTCCAACCTCTATGTGGTGCCGGAGGCGCGCGGCGGTGTGGGGCAGGCCCTGCTCGACGCGGCGCTCGCCCACTGCCACGCCGTCCATGCGCATTCCGTGATCCTCTGGCCCACCGAGGGCAGCCGCACGCTGTACGCGCGCGCGGGATTCGCGCCGTCTCGGGGCATCCTCGCGCGGTCCGAGCCGCGATCCCCATGA